In the genome of Chrysemys picta bellii isolate R12L10 chromosome 17, ASM1138683v2, whole genome shotgun sequence, one region contains:
- the IKBKG gene encoding NF-kappa-B essential modulator isoform X11 has translation MTPSEAEAVPRRTGSQWGPFLLSSVSSASGSFGSISVGSGTEPRSRKREGGSGSRAGRDAGRGLPGWMNGTRQRRSCEMVQPSGGSGGDCGALGEDSSLGRVAAWQLPSDLGGHEALQRFVAENQDLKEAIRQSNQMLRQRYQEFLRFKVAQRKEKDFLMLRFQEARDVVEKLNAERTEMKCQLEQALWEVEQLKGRQQAPGPETLQLLKEQLEQLQEANRALQAQIQQQVQPPGEAGVRVKENGVQLERPVELEALQGGGDSGSVGLKQQLALVREEMAKLGARAQEAEQQAEQQLQALRKQLEQLTEDRASVKAQVTSLLGELQESQSRLEACMLEKRDLEEKAQAAAERCCKLEREAEALHKQHSVQMDQLRMQAQNLETALRVERQGATEEKRKLAQLQAAYHQLFQDYDGHVKSGLESEKKSQGMELHLEELQQQLQQAEEALVAKQELIDKLKEDMEQHKAVLETIPVLKAQADIYKADFLAEREAREKLHEQREDLKEQFEQLRRDYDKLMIDANGATWTLMEEMRNRHSEGRPPVPQPVYNMAPVPFQPLPAAGRRRSIHEEQPDFCCPKCQYQAPDMDTLQIHVMDCIK, from the exons ATGACACCTAGCGAGGCGGAAGCGGTCCCGCGCCGGACCGGTTCCCAATGGGGTCCGTTCTTGTTGTCGAGCGTCTCTTCCGCTTCCGGGTCCTTTGGCAGCATTTCCGTGGGGAGTGGGACGGAGCCGCGATCCCggaagagagaagggggaagtGGGAGCCGGGCGGGGCGAGACGCAG GCCGGGGCCTGCCAGGCTGGATGAACGGGACCCGGCAGCGCCGGAGCTGCGAGATGGTGCAGCCAAGCGGGGGCTCAGGTGGCGACTGCGGAGCCCTGGGCGAGGACTCGTCCCTGGGCAGGGTGGCGGCCTGGCAGCTGCCCTCCGACCTGGGCGGGCACGAGGCCCTGCAGCGCTTCGTGGCCGAGAACCAGGACCTGAAGG AGGCCATTCGGCAGAGTAACCAGATGCTGCGGCAGCGCTACCAGGAGTTCCTGCGCTTCAAGGTCGCTCAGCGCAAGGAGAAGGACTTCCTGATGCTCCGTTTCCAGGAGGCCCGGGATGTGGTGGAGAAGCTGAACGCTGAGCGGACCGAGATGAAGTGTCAACTGGAGCAGGCCCTCTGGGAGGTGGAGCAGCTCAAGGGAAGGCAGCAG GCCCCTGGCCCGGAGACCCTGCAGCTGCtgaaggagcagctggagcagctccaggagGCCAACCGGGCTCTGCAGGCTCAGATCCAGCAGCAGGTGCAGCCCCCAGGAGAGGCTGGTGTGAGGGTCAAG GAGAATGGGGTCCAGCTGGAGAGGCCGGTGGAGCTGGAGGCCCTGCAGGGCGGCGGGGACAGCGG GAGCGTGGGGCTGaagcagcagctggcattggtgCGGGAGGAGATGGccaagctgggagccagggcacaGGAGGCTGAGCAGCAGGCCGAGCAGCAGCTTCAGGCCCTGAGGAAACAGCTGGAG cagctgactgaGGACAGGGCCTCGGTGAAAGCCCAGGTGACCTCACTGCTGGGGGAGTTGCAGGAGAGCCAGAGCCGGCTGGAGGCCTGTATGCTGGAGAAGCGGGATCTGGAGGAGAA AGCACAGGCTGCTGCCGAGCGGTGCTGCAAGCTGGAGCGGGAGGCCGAGGCGCTGCACAAGCAGCACAGCGTGCAGATGGACCAGCTGCGCATGCAGGCCCAGAACCTGGAGACGGCGCTGCGGGTGGAGAGACAGGGCGCCACAGAGGAGAA GAGGAAGCTGGCCCAGCTGCAGGCAGCCTATCACCAGCTCTTTCAGGATTACGATGGGCACGTGAAATCTGGCCTAGAGAGCGAGAAGAAGAGCCAG GGCATggagctgcacctggaggagctgcagcagcagctgcagcaggctgAGGAGGCACTGGTGGCCAAGCAGGAGCTGATTGACAAGCTGAAGGAGGACATGGAGCAGCACAAGGCTGTGCTAGAGACCATCCCGGTGCTGAAGGCCCAG GCTGATATCTACAAGGCGGATTTCCTAGCGGAGCGTGAGGCCCGGGAGAAGCTGCACGAGCAGCGCGAGGATCTGAAGGAGCAGTTTGAGCAGCTACGGCGGGACTACGACAAGCTGATGATAGATGCTAATGGAGCCACCTG GACTCTGATGGAGGAGATGAGGAACCGCCATTCGGAGGGGCGCCCACCTGTACCCCAGCCAG tTTACAACATGGCCCCAGTACCTTTCCAACCCCTGCCAGCTGCAGGGCGCAGGCGAAGTATCCACGAGGAGCAGCCGGATTTCTGCTGTCCCAAGTGCCAGTACCAAGCTCCGGACATGGATACACTGCAGATCCATGTGATGGACTGTATCAAGTGA
- the IKBKG gene encoding NF-kappa-B essential modulator isoform X12: MNGTRQRRSCEMVQPSGGSGGDCGALGEDSSLGRVAAWQLPSDLGGHEALQRFVAENQDLKEAIRQSNQMLRQRYQEFLRFKVAQRKEKDFLMLRFQEARDVVEKLNAERTEMKCQLEQALWEVEQLKGRQQLSALEKEIPEPEEADTMTLTQELAEPMMAPGPETLQLLKEQLEQLQEANRALQAQIQQQVQPPGEAGVRVKENGVQLERPVELEALQGGGDSGRRDAAELLQRRLKETEEEFPGRSVGLKQQLALVREEMAKLGARAQEAEQQAEQQLQALRKQLEQLTEDRASVKAQVTSLLGELQESQSRLEACMLEKRDLEEKAQAAAERCCKLEREAEALHKQHSVQMDQLRMQAQNLETALRVERQGATEEKRKLAQLQAAYHQLFQDYDGHVKSGLESEKKSQGMELHLEELQQQLQQAEEALVAKQELIDKLKEDMEQHKAVLETIPVLKAQADIYKADFLAEREAREKLHEQREDLKEQFEQLRRDYDKLMIDANGATWTLMEEMRNRHSEGRPPVPQPVYNMAPVPFQPLPAAGRRRSIHEEQPDFCCPKCQYQAPDMDTLQIHVMDCIK, from the exons ATGAACGGGACCCGGCAGCGCCGGAGCTGCGAGATGGTGCAGCCAAGCGGGGGCTCAGGTGGCGACTGCGGAGCCCTGGGCGAGGACTCGTCCCTGGGCAGGGTGGCGGCCTGGCAGCTGCCCTCCGACCTGGGCGGGCACGAGGCCCTGCAGCGCTTCGTGGCCGAGAACCAGGACCTGAAGG AGGCCATTCGGCAGAGTAACCAGATGCTGCGGCAGCGCTACCAGGAGTTCCTGCGCTTCAAGGTCGCTCAGCGCAAGGAGAAGGACTTCCTGATGCTCCGTTTCCAGGAGGCCCGGGATGTGGTGGAGAAGCTGAACGCTGAGCGGACCGAGATGAAGTGTCAACTGGAGCAGGCCCTCTGGGAGGTGGAGCAGCTCAAGGGAAGGCAGCAG CTGAGCGCCTTGGAGAAGGAGATCCCTGAGCCAGAGGAGGCGGACACTATGACCCTGACCCAGGAGTTGGCTGAGCCCATGATG GCCCCTGGCCCGGAGACCCTGCAGCTGCtgaaggagcagctggagcagctccaggagGCCAACCGGGCTCTGCAGGCTCAGATCCAGCAGCAGGTGCAGCCCCCAGGAGAGGCTGGTGTGAGGGTCAAG GAGAATGGGGTCCAGCTGGAGAGGCCGGTGGAGCTGGAGGCCCTGCAGGGCGGCGGGGACAGCGG CAGGCGGGACGCAGCCGAGCTGCTGCAGAGGAGGCTGAAGGAGACGGAGGAGGA GTTCCCTGGCAGGAGCGTGGGGCTGaagcagcagctggcattggtgCGGGAGGAGATGGccaagctgggagccagggcacaGGAGGCTGAGCAGCAGGCCGAGCAGCAGCTTCAGGCCCTGAGGAAACAGCTGGAG cagctgactgaGGACAGGGCCTCGGTGAAAGCCCAGGTGACCTCACTGCTGGGGGAGTTGCAGGAGAGCCAGAGCCGGCTGGAGGCCTGTATGCTGGAGAAGCGGGATCTGGAGGAGAA AGCACAGGCTGCTGCCGAGCGGTGCTGCAAGCTGGAGCGGGAGGCCGAGGCGCTGCACAAGCAGCACAGCGTGCAGATGGACCAGCTGCGCATGCAGGCCCAGAACCTGGAGACGGCGCTGCGGGTGGAGAGACAGGGCGCCACAGAGGAGAA GAGGAAGCTGGCCCAGCTGCAGGCAGCCTATCACCAGCTCTTTCAGGATTACGATGGGCACGTGAAATCTGGCCTAGAGAGCGAGAAGAAGAGCCAG GGCATggagctgcacctggaggagctgcagcagcagctgcagcaggctgAGGAGGCACTGGTGGCCAAGCAGGAGCTGATTGACAAGCTGAAGGAGGACATGGAGCAGCACAAGGCTGTGCTAGAGACCATCCCGGTGCTGAAGGCCCAG GCTGATATCTACAAGGCGGATTTCCTAGCGGAGCGTGAGGCCCGGGAGAAGCTGCACGAGCAGCGCGAGGATCTGAAGGAGCAGTTTGAGCAGCTACGGCGGGACTACGACAAGCTGATGATAGATGCTAATGGAGCCACCTG GACTCTGATGGAGGAGATGAGGAACCGCCATTCGGAGGGGCGCCCACCTGTACCCCAGCCAG tTTACAACATGGCCCCAGTACCTTTCCAACCCCTGCCAGCTGCAGGGCGCAGGCGAAGTATCCACGAGGAGCAGCCGGATTTCTGCTGTCCCAAGTGCCAGTACCAAGCTCCGGACATGGATACACTGCAGATCCATGTGATGGACTGTATCAAGTGA